One Microcaecilia unicolor chromosome 8, aMicUni1.1, whole genome shotgun sequence DNA window includes the following coding sequences:
- the LOC115476607 gene encoding C-X-C motif chemokine 2-like: MFIKLIFLALLAINLVASRSITMDGGRCSCYRTVSKITFHSRQVKTIEILPPSASCENVEIIVNLKNGRQLCLDPHEDKIKNIFRELINKKKI, translated from the exons ATGTTCATCAAACTGATATTTCTTGCACTGCTGGCTATCAACCTGGTTGCTTCAAGGT CTATAACCATGGATGGAGGCAGATGTTCATGCTACCGCACTGTATCCAAGATTACTTTTCATTCAAGACAAGTCAAGACTATAGAAATTCTTCCTCCATCTGCTTCCTGTGAAAATGTGGAAATAAT tgttaacTTGAAAAATGGCAGACAATTGTGCTTGGATCCCCATGAAGATAAAATCAAGAATATTTTCCGTGAACTCATAAA caagaaaaaaatatGA